From one Pseudobdellovibrionaceae bacterium genomic stretch:
- the fusA gene encoding elongation factor G, with protein sequence MPAGEPQKVEDLKFTRNIGIMAHIDAGKTTTTERILYYSGKSHKIGEVHDGDATMDWMEQEQERGITITAAATSCAWQDHRINIIDTPGHVDFTIEVERSLRVLDGAIAVFDGVNGVEPQSETVWRQADKYKVPRICFVNKMDRIGADFYMSVGTIRDKLGANPIPIQIPIGSEDAFVGVVDLLSMKALVWKGDGLGEKYESEEIPADLADEAQAQREQMIERIVEFDDSLMERYLEGEEMSTESLIQALRQGTISLKATPVLCGAAFRNKGVQPLLDAVVSLLPSPLEVPAIVGFDPENEEKAIECPTDFDEPVASLAFKVASDSFAGTMTFVRVYSGQIKQGMALLNVRENKKERIQRLVKLHANSREEVSVLKAGDIGAVIGLKNTITGDTLCDIKRPVALEPIQYPEPVISVAIEAKTTADQPKMMSGLEALLKEDPSCRVRTDQETGQMLLSGMGELHLEILVDRLLREHKVKANVGKPQVAFRESIVGGVKGEGSFDREIGGQHQYARVRLNLEPLPRGEGYLFENKMGKDFPREFVQAVEKGAKDAAEVGALGGYQLVDIKVTLTDGEVRDKESTEMAFRVAAANALRDGLKSAKSQILEPIFKVEIITPEEFMGNAIGDLNARRGKVHSMSPKGGNQVVKAEVPLMALFGYATDLRSLSQGRASFSMEFQEYAPVPPKVEKEILEGLGR encoded by the coding sequence ATGCCAGCTGGAGAACCACAAAAGGTAGAGGATCTCAAGTTCACCCGTAACATTGGGATCATGGCTCATATCGATGCCGGTAAAACCACGACGACAGAGCGAATTCTCTACTATTCCGGAAAAAGCCATAAAATTGGCGAGGTCCATGACGGTGATGCCACCATGGACTGGATGGAGCAGGAGCAGGAAAGGGGCATTACCATTACTGCTGCGGCGACCTCTTGTGCTTGGCAGGATCATCGGATCAATATTATCGATACACCTGGACACGTAGACTTTACCATTGAGGTTGAGCGGTCGCTTCGGGTTTTAGATGGTGCGATCGCTGTTTTTGACGGCGTAAATGGGGTTGAACCCCAGTCAGAGACGGTTTGGCGGCAGGCTGATAAGTATAAAGTTCCACGGATTTGCTTTGTTAATAAAATGGATCGAATCGGCGCTGATTTTTATATGAGTGTCGGTACAATAAGAGACAAGTTGGGAGCCAATCCCATACCCATTCAAATCCCCATTGGCAGTGAAGATGCCTTTGTCGGAGTGGTGGATCTGCTCTCCATGAAGGCCCTGGTTTGGAAGGGCGATGGCCTCGGGGAAAAGTACGAAAGCGAAGAGATTCCTGCTGATTTGGCTGATGAAGCCCAGGCTCAGCGGGAACAGATGATCGAGCGTATTGTTGAGTTTGATGACTCTTTGATGGAGAGGTACCTTGAGGGTGAGGAGATGTCGACTGAGAGTCTGATCCAAGCCCTACGCCAGGGAACCATTTCGCTCAAGGCAACCCCCGTATTATGTGGTGCGGCCTTTCGCAACAAGGGGGTTCAGCCCCTGTTGGACGCGGTGGTGTCTCTTTTGCCTAGCCCCTTGGAGGTGCCGGCCATCGTTGGTTTTGATCCCGAAAACGAGGAAAAGGCCATTGAATGTCCCACGGATTTCGATGAACCAGTGGCTAGCCTGGCCTTCAAGGTCGCCTCGGATAGTTTTGCCGGTACCATGACATTCGTCCGTGTCTACTCAGGTCAAATAAAGCAGGGAATGGCCCTACTCAATGTTCGCGAGAACAAAAAAGAAAGAATTCAACGGCTGGTTAAGCTTCACGCCAACTCCAGGGAGGAAGTCTCTGTCCTAAAAGCGGGAGATATTGGCGCCGTTATTGGCTTGAAAAACACCATCACTGGGGACACGCTTTGCGACATCAAGAGGCCGGTAGCCCTGGAGCCTATCCAGTATCCGGAGCCGGTTATTTCAGTTGCGATCGAGGCAAAAACAACGGCTGATCAGCCTAAAATGATGTCTGGGCTTGAAGCTCTTCTGAAGGAGGACCCTTCCTGCCGTGTGCGAACGGACCAGGAGACGGGGCAGATGCTCCTATCCGGAATGGGTGAACTCCACCTGGAGATTCTAGTGGACCGCCTCCTGAGGGAGCACAAGGTCAAAGCCAACGTGGGTAAGCCCCAGGTGGCCTTCCGCGAATCCATCGTCGGCGGGGTTAAGGGAGAAGGATCCTTTGACCGCGAGATCGGCGGACAACACCAATACGCCCGGGTACGCTTGAACCTGGAGCCATTGCCTCGGGGTGAGGGTTATCTGTTTGAAAACAAGATGGGGAAGGATTTTCCCCGTGAATTCGTTCAGGCGGTAGAAAAAGGGGCCAAAGATGCAGCCGAAGTGGGCGCCTTGGGTGGTTACCAATTAGTAGATATCAAGGTGACTCTCACGGATGGTGAGGTCAGGGACAAAGAGTCCACTGAAATGGCCTTTCGCGTGGCTGCCGCCAATGCTCTTCGTGATGGACTCAAGTCCGCGAAATCACAAATCCTTGAGCCGATTTTTAAGGTCGAAATCATTACCCCTGAGGAATTTATGGGTAATGCCATCGGCGATCTCAATGCCCGCCGGGGCAAGGTTCACAGCATGTCCCCTAAAGGGGGCAATCAAGTGGTGAAGGCTGAAGTGCCCCTTATGGCTCTATTTGGCTATGCCACAGACTTGCGCTCCTTGAGCCAGGGCCGAGCCAGTTTTAGCATGGAATTTCAAGAATATGCGCCGGTTCCCCCAAAGGTGGAAAAGGAGATCCTTGAGGGCCTGGGTCGATAG
- the rpsJ gene encoding 30S ribosomal protein S10: protein MQSQKIRIRLRAFDHKLLDQSTREIVDTARRTGARVAGPIPLPTSINRYTVLRSPHVDKKSREQFEIRTHKRLLDILEPTQQTIDQLMKLDLSAGVDVEIKLSAE, encoded by the coding sequence ATGCAGAGTCAAAAGATTCGTATTCGTTTGAGAGCCTTTGATCACAAGCTTCTGGATCAATCCACTCGTGAAATCGTGGACACGGCCAGAAGAACAGGTGCTCGCGTAGCCGGCCCGATTCCATTGCCGACATCGATTAACCGCTACACAGTTTTGCGCTCTCCTCACGTCGATAAAAAGTCTCGCGAGCAGTTTGAAATCCGTACGCATAAGCGTTTGCTCGACATTCTTGAGCCCACTCAGCAGACCATTGATCAGTTGATGAAGCTGGACCTGTCTGCGGGTGTTGATGTGGAAATTAAATTATCAGCTGAGTAA
- the rpoC gene encoding DNA-directed RNA polymerase subunit beta', with protein MKDLLNFFDKPKDPLSFDAVRISLASPEMIRDWSHGEVKKPETINYRTFKPERDGLFCAKIFGPIKDYECLCGKYKRMKYRGVICEKCGVEVTQSKVRRERMGHIELATPVAHIWFLRSLPSRIGNLLDLSLKDVERILYCEAYVVLDPQETTLEENQILSEESYQNALNEFGPNFKAGMGGVAIREMLRKVDSEYLSRKLRMDLKETKSEAQIKKLTKRLKVVEAFKGSSNKPEWMMLESLPVIPPDLRPLVPLDGGRFATSDLNDLYRRVINRNNRLKRLQELNAPDIIIRNEKRMLQESVDALLDNGRRGKTFTGPNKRPLRSLSDMLKGKQGRFRQNLLGKRVDYSGRSVIVVGPNLKLHQCGLPKKMALELFKPFVYNKLEERGLASTIKQAKKLVEQETVEVWDILSDCVKEHPVLLNRAPTLHRLGIQAFEPVLHEGKAIQLHPLVCTAFNADFDGDQMAVHVPLSVEAQVEARVLMMSTNNVLSPANGKPIINPSQDIVMGIYWMTRSRPGARGTNKVFSSVQEVLYAFDTGVVDLQAAIRCRLHGKVVETTVGRSIISDIVPKGVPFSAVNRVMNKKAIAELIDRSFRLSGAKATVILADKIMEMGFKYSTLAGISICIDDLVIPDGKNTILKDAESSVSEIRQQYDEGLITDGERYNKVVDIWAQAGDKVAKEMMSNLETESFEVEGSQVESASFNPIFIMADSGARGSAAQIRQLAGMRGLMAKPSGEIIETPITANFREGLTVLQYFISTHGARKGLADTALKTANSGYLTRRLVDVAQDVIVTQIDCGTTDGMIVRPLLEGGEVIQPLGDRILGRVALDDIVDPYTEEVIVRANDELTEDLVKKIDDAGIENVKIRSVLTCRTRRGVCVKCYGRDLARGATVNLGEAVGIIAAQSIGEPGTQLTMRTFHLGGTASRAVEQSVHTARYEGKLKIEGVNVVENRAGRLTVMNRNGEAIIIDDTGREREKFKLVYGSIMNFKEGSDIKKGDVIAEWDPYSNPIIADLTAKVQFADIEEGVTMAEQVDPVTGFATKVITDSKSGDNKPTVYLVDQDGGSLNLPNRNIPARYVIPVGAQLLVSDNEEIHAGDVIAKIHRETTKTRDITGGLPRVAELFEARKPKESAIISEIDGYVTFGKDVKGKQRVIVTPEIGEQKEYLIPKGKHVAVREGEFIKAGEALMDGPTNPHDILKVLGDKELAAYLVNEIQEVYRLQGVGINDKHIEVIVRQMMRKVEVTDVGDSPFLNAEQVERYLFEEENERVIAEGGQPAIADPLLLGITKVSLSTDSWISAASFQETTKVLTEAAVNSKTDFLRGLKENIIMGRLIPAGTGVASYKRWRIVVDDTAIEAPSAALPGGMSGMASSHSMGLNS; from the coding sequence TTGAAAGATCTATTGAATTTCTTCGATAAACCAAAAGATCCTCTTTCTTTTGATGCCGTTAGAATCTCCCTGGCCTCTCCCGAAATGATTCGGGACTGGTCACATGGTGAGGTTAAAAAGCCGGAGACCATTAACTACCGGACATTTAAGCCCGAACGTGACGGTCTTTTTTGCGCCAAGATTTTTGGTCCGATTAAGGATTACGAATGTCTTTGCGGTAAATATAAGCGGATGAAGTACCGCGGTGTGATCTGTGAAAAGTGTGGTGTTGAAGTCACACAGAGTAAGGTCCGCCGTGAGCGCATGGGACACATTGAATTGGCGACTCCGGTTGCCCACATATGGTTTTTGCGTTCTCTTCCTAGCCGTATCGGAAACCTGCTCGATCTGTCCCTGAAGGACGTTGAGCGGATTCTTTACTGCGAAGCCTATGTGGTGCTGGATCCTCAGGAAACAACTCTGGAAGAGAATCAGATTCTCTCTGAAGAGAGTTATCAAAATGCTCTTAATGAGTTTGGCCCTAACTTCAAGGCCGGTATGGGTGGAGTTGCCATTCGCGAAATGTTGAGAAAGGTGGATTCTGAGTACCTTTCCCGCAAACTCCGCATGGACCTTAAAGAGACCAAATCTGAGGCACAGATCAAAAAGCTGACCAAGCGTCTCAAGGTTGTAGAGGCCTTTAAGGGGTCTAGTAACAAGCCTGAATGGATGATGCTCGAGTCTCTTCCTGTGATTCCTCCGGACCTGCGTCCGCTAGTACCTTTGGATGGCGGTCGTTTCGCCACCTCTGATTTGAACGATCTTTATCGTCGAGTGATCAACAGAAACAATCGCCTGAAGCGTCTTCAGGAGCTCAACGCTCCTGATATCATTATCCGTAACGAAAAGCGGATGCTTCAGGAGTCTGTAGATGCCCTTCTGGATAACGGTCGCCGTGGTAAGACCTTCACTGGTCCGAACAAGCGTCCCCTCCGTTCTTTAAGTGATATGCTTAAAGGAAAGCAGGGTCGTTTCCGTCAGAACCTTCTTGGTAAGCGTGTGGACTACTCCGGTCGTTCAGTGATCGTCGTTGGTCCCAACCTGAAATTACATCAGTGTGGATTGCCAAAGAAGATGGCTCTGGAACTGTTCAAGCCCTTTGTTTATAACAAACTCGAAGAGCGGGGACTGGCCAGCACGATCAAGCAGGCCAAAAAGTTGGTTGAGCAGGAAACCGTAGAAGTGTGGGATATTCTTTCTGACTGTGTGAAAGAACACCCGGTACTGCTTAATCGAGCCCCGACCCTTCACCGTTTGGGTATTCAGGCTTTTGAGCCGGTTTTGCACGAAGGGAAAGCCATTCAGCTGCATCCCCTGGTGTGTACAGCGTTTAACGCGGACTTTGACGGAGACCAGATGGCTGTGCATGTGCCCCTGTCTGTGGAGGCACAGGTTGAGGCCCGAGTACTCATGATGTCGACCAATAACGTCTTAAGCCCTGCCAACGGTAAACCGATCATCAATCCCTCTCAGGATATCGTGATGGGAATTTACTGGATGACTCGTAGTCGTCCGGGTGCTCGTGGAACCAACAAGGTGTTTAGTAGTGTTCAGGAAGTTCTCTATGCCTTTGATACAGGTGTGGTTGATCTTCAGGCGGCTATTAGGTGTCGTTTGCATGGCAAAGTGGTTGAAACGACAGTTGGACGCTCGATCATAAGTGATATCGTTCCTAAGGGTGTTCCTTTCTCAGCTGTTAACCGGGTGATGAACAAGAAGGCTATTGCTGAACTGATTGACCGATCCTTCCGTTTGTCCGGGGCCAAAGCGACGGTAATTTTGGCCGATAAGATCATGGAGATGGGATTTAAGTATTCAACTTTAGCCGGTATTTCCATTTGTATCGACGACTTGGTCATTCCAGATGGCAAGAACACAATTCTGAAGGATGCGGAATCTTCTGTTTCGGAAATTCGTCAGCAGTACGACGAGGGTCTGATTACTGATGGTGAGCGCTATAACAAGGTTGTAGATATATGGGCCCAGGCTGGTGACAAGGTTGCCAAAGAGATGATGAGCAACCTGGAGACTGAGTCCTTTGAGGTTGAAGGTAGCCAAGTTGAGAGTGCCAGTTTTAACCCGATTTTCATCATGGCTGACTCTGGTGCGCGGGGTTCCGCAGCTCAGATCCGTCAGTTGGCTGGAATGCGGGGACTGATGGCGAAACCCTCAGGTGAGATTATTGAGACCCCTATTACGGCAAATTTCCGCGAGGGCCTGACGGTTCTCCAGTACTTCATTTCGACTCACGGAGCGCGAAAAGGTTTGGCGGATACTGCACTTAAGACGGCAAACTCAGGATATCTGACGCGTCGTTTGGTGGATGTCGCCCAAGATGTGATCGTAACGCAAATTGATTGCGGCACAACAGATGGCATGATTGTTCGTCCTCTCCTTGAAGGTGGTGAAGTGATTCAGCCTTTGGGCGACCGAATTTTGGGTCGTGTGGCACTGGATGACATTGTTGATCCTTACACGGAAGAGGTCATCGTTCGTGCGAATGATGAATTGACAGAAGACCTGGTCAAAAAGATCGATGATGCGGGAATTGAGAACGTCAAAATTCGTTCAGTGCTTACTTGTCGTACCCGCCGTGGCGTGTGCGTAAAGTGTTATGGTCGTGATTTGGCCCGTGGTGCTACCGTGAACTTGGGTGAAGCGGTGGGAATTATCGCCGCTCAGTCAATTGGTGAGCCTGGTACTCAGCTGACAATGAGAACTTTCCACCTAGGTGGAACGGCCTCTCGCGCAGTAGAGCAATCAGTTCACACCGCCCGTTACGAAGGTAAACTGAAAATCGAAGGGGTCAACGTGGTTGAGAACCGCGCCGGTCGATTGACAGTTATGAACCGCAACGGTGAAGCGATTATCATCGACGACACTGGTCGTGAGCGTGAGAAGTTCAAGCTGGTCTATGGATCTATCATGAACTTCAAAGAGGGCTCAGACATCAAGAAGGGTGATGTTATTGCTGAGTGGGATCCCTACTCGAATCCGATTATTGCCGATCTGACAGCCAAGGTTCAGTTTGCTGACATCGAAGAGGGTGTCACAATGGCTGAGCAGGTGGACCCAGTAACTGGATTTGCCACAAAGGTGATCACGGATTCCAAATCGGGCGACAACAAGCCAACCGTTTACCTGGTAGATCAGGACGGTGGCTCGTTGAACCTGCCAAACAGAAACATTCCTGCTCGCTATGTGATTCCGGTTGGAGCCCAGCTTCTGGTTTCTGACAATGAGGAAATTCACGCTGGAGATGTGATTGCCAAGATTCACCGGGAAACGACAAAAACCCGTGACATTACGGGTGGTCTTCCTCGTGTGGCTGAACTTTTTGAGGCTCGAAAACCCAAAGAGAGTGCAATTATCTCTGAGATCGATGGCTATGTAACCTTTGGTAAAGACGTCAAGGGTAAGCAGCGGGTGATCGTGACACCAGAGATTGGCGAGCAAAAAGAATATTTGATTCCCAAAGGGAAGCACGTAGCTGTCCGCGAAGGTGAATTCATTAAGGCTGGTGAGGCTTTGATGGATGGACCGACCAACCCTCACGATATCCTCAAGGTATTGGGAGACAAGGAGCTGGCGGCCTACCTGGTGAACGAGATCCAAGAGGTCTACCGTCTGCAAGGTGTGGGAATCAATGATAAGCACATCGAGGTGATTGTTCGCCAGATGATGAGAAAAGTGGAAGTCACCGACGTTGGAGACTCCCCTTTCCTCAATGCTGAGCAGGTTGAAAGATATTTGTTTGAAGAGGAAAACGAAAGAGTGATCGCCGAGGGCGGACAGCCAGCAATTGCTGATCCTCTCTTACTTGGTATCACCAAGGTTTCCTTGAGCACTGATAGTTGGATTTCCGCAGCATCTTTCCAGGAGACCACTAAGGTCCTGACTGAGGCTGCCGTGAATTCCAAGACGGATTTCCTCCGCGGCTTGAAAGAGAACATTATCATGGGACGGCTGATTCCGGCTGGAACAGGTGTGGCCTCTTATAAGCGCTGGAGAATTGTAGTGGACGATACGGCCATTGAGGCCCCGTCTGCAGCACTTCCTGGCGGGATGTCCGGAATGGCCTCCAGTCATAGCATGGGCCTGAATTCCTAA
- the rpsG gene encoding 30S ribosomal protein S7 produces the protein MSRRKSSYKREVAPDPVYNDVLVAKFINKLMERGKKSLAQKVFYSALDDLRTKVSGEEPLTVFKKAVENCKPSLEVRSRRVGGATYQVPVDVRPSRRVTLAMRWMVGYSRERGEKSMAGRLAGEIVDAYNNRGNAIKKKEDVHRMAEANKAFSHYNW, from the coding sequence ATGTCTCGTCGCAAAAGTAGTTACAAGCGGGAAGTTGCTCCAGATCCAGTTTACAATGATGTCTTGGTTGCCAAGTTCATTAATAAGCTCATGGAGCGCGGTAAGAAGAGTCTTGCCCAAAAGGTTTTCTATTCAGCTTTGGATGATCTTCGCACAAAGGTATCTGGTGAAGAGCCTTTGACAGTGTTTAAAAAGGCCGTTGAAAACTGTAAGCCTTCTCTGGAAGTTCGTTCTCGCCGCGTGGGTGGAGCAACTTATCAGGTTCCTGTTGATGTAAGGCCTTCTCGTCGCGTGACCTTGGCGATGCGCTGGATGGTTGGTTACTCTCGTGAGCGTGGCGAGAAATCCATGGCTGGCCGTCTTGCCGGCGAAATCGTTGATGCTTACAACAATCGCGGTAATGCCATTAAGAAGAAAGAGGATGTGCACCGCATGGCGGAAGCCAACAAGGCATTCTCTCACTACAATTGGTAA
- a CDS encoding 30S ribosomal protein S12, which produces MPTINQLIRKQRSIQKTKSKSPALTRCPQRRGVCTRVFTTTPKKPNSALRKVARVRLSNGFEVNSYIPGIGHNLQEHSVVLIRGGRVKDLPGVRYHIVRGVLDTQGVANRKQGRSKYGAKRPKN; this is translated from the coding sequence ATGCCAACGATTAATCAGTTGATTCGTAAGCAACGTAGTATTCAAAAGACTAAATCAAAGTCGCCTGCATTGACCAGGTGTCCTCAGCGTCGAGGCGTTTGTACTCGCGTATTTACCACGACTCCTAAAAAGCCAAACTCTGCACTTCGTAAAGTGGCTCGGGTAAGGTTGTCGAATGGTTTTGAAGTGAACTCTTATATTCCTGGGATCGGTCACAACCTTCAGGAGCACAGTGTAGTCCTGATCCGTGGTGGTCGTGTGAAAGACCTGCCCGGTGTTCGCTACCATATTGTTCGTGGTGTACTGGACACTCAGGGTGTGGCTAATAGAAAACAAGGTCGCTCTAAATACGGCGCCAAGAGACCGAAGAACTAA
- the rplW gene encoding 50S ribosomal protein L23 has protein sequence MYYVIKRPLITEKNSALNEAGIYVFEVDREANKNQIKDAVEKFFRVKVDSVRTAVCRGRARRNRLGQGRVQYWKKAMVKLAPGEKITLFEGA, from the coding sequence ATGTATTACGTGATTAAAAGGCCCCTGATTACTGAGAAAAATAGCGCGCTGAACGAAGCGGGGATCTATGTTTTTGAAGTAGATCGGGAGGCAAATAAGAACCAGATCAAAGATGCGGTTGAAAAGTTCTTCCGCGTGAAGGTGGATTCTGTCCGCACAGCTGTATGTCGTGGCAGAGCTCGTCGGAACCGTTTGGGGCAAGGCCGGGTGCAGTACTGGAAAAAGGCTATGGTCAAACTGGCTCCGGGCGAGAAAATCACATTGTTTGAGGGAGCATAA
- the rplC gene encoding 50S ribosomal protein L3, translating into MSAEVENTNEQQQAEGVKLNGLFAFKLGMSTIFENGEAVPVTLLQYRPWVISQIKTEDKDGYTAVQIACGSKRASRTTNAAKNHLSKAGFENGAEFIREFRQDLPEGIEVGQKIDINSLSAGDTINVTARTKGRGFAGVMKRWDFGGGRASHGSGTHRRPGSIGNNKEPARVMPGRKMPGHYGFVNVTTRNLQVVDVDAKEGVLFVRGAVPGARNTIVKLVKV; encoded by the coding sequence ATGAGCGCTGAGGTAGAAAACACAAACGAACAGCAACAAGCCGAAGGCGTAAAGCTCAACGGCCTTTTTGCGTTCAAACTCGGCATGTCCACGATTTTTGAAAACGGTGAAGCGGTTCCTGTCACCTTGTTGCAGTACCGTCCATGGGTTATTTCCCAGATTAAGACCGAGGACAAAGACGGGTACACTGCAGTTCAAATCGCCTGCGGAAGCAAAAGAGCTTCTCGTACAACCAACGCCGCAAAGAACCACTTGAGCAAGGCTGGCTTTGAGAACGGTGCTGAGTTCATTCGCGAGTTTCGTCAGGATCTCCCTGAGGGAATTGAAGTGGGTCAGAAGATCGACATTAATAGTCTGTCTGCTGGTGACACAATCAACGTCACAGCTCGCACCAAGGGACGTGGTTTTGCTGGTGTCATGAAGCGCTGGGATTTTGGTGGAGGCCGCGCCTCTCACGGATCCGGCACTCATCGTCGTCCTGGATCTATCGGTAATAATAAAGAGCCGGCCCGTGTAATGCCTGGTCGGAAAATGCCCGGTCACTATGGTTTTGTTAACGTCACAACTCGCAACTTGCAGGTTGTAGATGTGGATGCCAAAGAGGGTGTTTTGTTTGTTAGGGGAGCCGTTCCCGGTGCCCGCAACACAATCGTCAAACTGGTGAAAGTGTAA
- the rplD gene encoding 50S ribosomal protein L4: protein MATVDVLNWSKKKVGEVDLSPVVFEAPVRKDILHEVVKWQLASRRSGTHKAKTRAEVSGGGKKPFKQKGTGNARQGSSRSPLMEGGGITFGPNPRNYSYTLPKKVKQMGLRSALSLLLKEGKLAIIEDMGSEAGKTNELAKRLKSFGVEKAVLITGEKNDLFSRAARNLPKVRYYGTEGMNVFDLLKYDYAIITKDSVDKIAARCGVGN, encoded by the coding sequence ATGGCAACTGTAGATGTCCTTAATTGGAGCAAGAAAAAAGTAGGTGAAGTTGATTTGAGCCCGGTGGTTTTCGAAGCCCCCGTGCGCAAAGATATCCTTCATGAAGTTGTTAAGTGGCAGTTGGCGAGTCGTCGCTCCGGAACTCACAAAGCCAAGACCCGAGCTGAAGTGAGTGGTGGTGGCAAAAAGCCATTTAAACAAAAGGGTACAGGTAATGCTCGGCAAGGTTCTAGCCGCTCACCTTTGATGGAAGGTGGCGGAATCACCTTTGGGCCGAACCCCCGCAATTACTCCTACACTTTACCTAAAAAGGTGAAGCAAATGGGCTTGCGCTCAGCTCTGTCTCTTCTTTTGAAAGAAGGCAAGTTGGCCATTATTGAGGATATGGGTTCTGAAGCCGGCAAGACCAACGAGTTGGCCAAGCGTCTGAAGAGTTTTGGCGTTGAGAAGGCCGTATTGATCACTGGCGAGAAGAACGACCTATTCTCTCGTGCTGCCCGCAACCTGCCCAAAGTACGTTACTACGGCACCGAGGGAATGAACGTATTTGATTTGTTAAAGTATGACTATGCCATCATCACAAAGGACTCGGTTGATAAGATCGCTGCCCGATGTGGAGTGGGGAACTGA